One window of Mustela lutreola isolate mMusLut2 chromosome 13, mMusLut2.pri, whole genome shotgun sequence genomic DNA carries:
- the ABHD13 gene encoding protein ABHD13: protein MEKSWMLWNFVERWLIALASWSWALCRISLLPLIVTFHLYGGIILLLLIFVSIAGILYKFQDVLLYFPEQPSSSRLYVPMPTGIPHENIFIRTKDGVRLNLILIRYTGDNSPYSPTIIYFHGNAGNIGHRLPNALLMLVNLKVNLLLVDYRGYGKSEGEASEDGLCLDSEAVLDYVMTRPDLDKTKIFLFGRSLGGAVAIHLASENSHRISAIMVENTFLSIPHMASTLFSFFPMRYLPLWCYKNKFLSYRKISQCRMPSLFISGLSDQLIPPVMMKQLYELSPSRTKRLAIFPDGTHNDTWQCQGYFPALEQFIREVLKSHSPEEMAKTSSNVTII from the coding sequence ATGGAAAAGTCCTGGATGCTGTGGAACTTTGTTGAAAGATGGCTAATAGCCTTGGCTTCCTGGTCTTGGGCTCTTTGCCGTATTTCTCTTTTACCTTTGATCGTGACTTTTCATCTGTACGGGGGCATTATCTTACTTTTGTTAATATTCGTATCAATAGCAGGTATTCTATATAAATTCCAGGATGTATTGCTTTATTTTCCAGAACAGCCATCTTCTTCACGCCTTTATGTTCCCATGCCCACTGGGATTCCccatgaaaacattttcatcagaACCAAAGATGGAGTGCGTCTGAATCTTATTTTGATAAGATACACTGGAGACAATTCGCCCTATTCCCCAACTATAATTTATTTCCATGGAAATGCAGGCAACATAGGTCACAGGTTACCGAATGCGTTGCTTATGTTGGTGAACCTCAAAGTCAATCTTTTGCTTGTTGATTACCGAGGCTATGGGAAGAGTGAAGGAGAAGCCAGCGAGGACGGACTCTGCTTGGACTCCGAGGCCGTCCTGGACTATGTGATGACTAGACCTGACCTTGACAAgacaaaaattttccttttcGGCCGTTCCTTGGGAGGAGCCGTGGCTATTCACTTGGCCTCTGAAAATTCACACAGGATTTCAGCCATTATGGTAGAGAACACGTTTCTAAGCATACCGCATATGGCCAgcactttattttccttctttccgaTGCGTTACCTTCCTTTGTGGtgctacaaaaataaattcttgtcCTACAGAAAAATCTCTCAGTGCAGAATGCCTTCTCTTTTCATCTCTGGACTCTCTGACCAGTTAATTCCGCCAGTGATGATGAAGCAACTCTATGAGCTGTCCCCGTCTCGGACTAAGAGATTGGCCATTTTTCCTGACGGGACTCACAACGACACGTGGCAATGCCAGGGCTACTTTCCTGCCCTCGAACAGTTCATCAGAGAAGTCCTCAAAAGTCATTCTCCGGAAGAAATGGCAAAAACTTCCTCTAACGTAACAATCATCTAA
- the LIG4 gene encoding DNA ligase 4 produces MAASQTSPTVASHVPFADLCSTLERIQRSKGRAEKIRHFREFLDSWRRFHNALHKNQKDVKDSFYPAMRLILPQLERERMAYGIKETMLAKLYIELLNLPKGGKDALKLLNYRTPTGTRGDAGDFATIAYFVLKPRCLQKGSLTIQQVNDILDSIASNNSARRKDLIKKSLLQLISQSSALEQKWLIRMIVKDLKLGFSEQSVFSVFHNDAAELHNVTTDLEKVCRQLHDPSVGLSDISITLFSAFKPMLAAIADIERIEKDMKHQSFYIETKLDGERMQMHKQGGEYQYFSRNGFNYTDQFGKSPQEGSLTPFIHSAFKTDIQICILDGEMMAFNPNTQTFMQKGTKFDIKRMVEDSDLQTCYCVFDVLMVNNKKLGRETLKKRYEILTSVFTPIPGRIEIVQKTQAHTQKEVIDALNEAIDKREEGIMIKHPLSIYKPDKRGEGWLKIKPEYVDGLVDELDILIVGGYWGKGSRGGMMSHFLCAVAETPPPGEKPSVFHTLCRVGSGYTMKELYDLGLKLAKHWKPFNRKAPPSSILCGTEKPEVYIEPCHSVIVQVKATEIVPSDMYKTGCTLRFPRIERIREDKEWHECATCDGLEQLRGKASGKLASKHLYVSDGDEPQEKKRKAAPKMRKVIGIIEHLKAPNLSNVNKVSNIFEDVEFCVMNGTDGHPKPDLENRIAEFGGYIVQNPGPDTYCVIAGSENIRVKNIISSDKHDVVKPEWLLECFKTKSCVPWQPRFMIHMCPSTKEHFAREYDCYGDSYFVDTDLNRLKEVFSGIKNPSAQAPGEMASVIADLEHRYSWDGCPLSMFRHCVIYVDMYAVVNDLSTSIVGTRLAVTALELRFHGAKVVSHLAQGVSHVIVGEDQSRVADLKAFRRTLKRKFKILQQDWVTDSIDKCELQEENRYLV; encoded by the coding sequence ATGGCCGCCTCGCAGACTTCACCAACTGTTGCATCTCATGTTCCTTTTGCAGACTTGTGTTCAACGTTAGAACGAATACAGAGAAGTAAAGGACGAGCAGAAAAAATCAGACACTTCAGGGAATTTTTAGATTCTTGGAGAAGATTTCACAACGCCCTTCATAAGAACCAAAAAGATGTCAAAGACTCTTTTTACCCAGCAATGAGACTTATTCTTCCTCagctggaaagagagagaatggcgTATGGAATCAAAGAAACCATGCTTGCTAAACTTTATATCGAATTGCTTAATTTGCCTAAAGGAGGAAAAGATGCCCTTAAACTTTTAAATTACAGAACGCCCACCGGAACTCGTGGAGATGCTGGTGACTTTGCAACAATTGCATATTTTGTGTTGAAACCAAGATGTTTGCAGAAAGGAAGTTTAACCATACAGCAGGTAAATGACATTTTAGACTCAATTGCCAGCAATAATTCTGCCAGAAGAAAGGACCTAATTAAGAAGAGTCTTCTTCAGCTAATAAGTCAGAGTTCAGCACTGGAACAGAAGTGGCTTATACGGATGATTGTAAAGGACTTAAAACTCGGTTTCAGCGAACagtctgtattttctgttttccataatgaTGCTGCCGAGTTGCATAACGTCACCACAGATCTGGAAAAGGTCTGTAGGCAGCTGCATGACCCTTCCGTAGGACTCAGTGACATCTCCATCACTTTATTCTCAGCCTTTAAACCGATGCTGGCTGCTATAGCAGACATTGAGCGGATCGAGAAGGACATGAAACACCAGAGCTTCTACATTGAAACCAAGCTCGATGGGGAGCGCATGCAGatgcacaagcagggtggggagtACCAGTACTTCTCCCGAAACGGATTCAACTACACGGATCAGTTTGGCAAATCTCCACAGGAAGGTTCTCTCACACCGTTCATTCACAGTGCTTtcaaaacagacatacagatctgTATCCTGGATGGCGAGATGATGGCCTTCAACCCCAACACACAGACTTTCATGCAAAAGGGGACTAAGTTTGATATCAAAAGAATGGTGGAGGATTCTGATCTGCAGACTTGTTACTGTGTGTTTGATGTGCTGATGGTTAATAATAAAAAGCTGGGACGTGAGACCCTGAAGAAAAGGTATGAGATTCTTACCAGTGTTTTTACACCAATACCCGGTAGGATAGAAATAGTGCAGAAGACACAAGCTCATACTCAGAAAGAAGTGATCGATGCTTTGAATGAAGCAATAGATAAACGGGAAGAGGGGATCATGATTAAACACCCTCTGTCGATTTACAAGCCCGACAAAAGAGGTGAAGGATGGCTGAAGATTAAACCAGAGTACGTGGACGGGCTGGTGGATGAGCTGGACATCCTAATCGTCGGGGGCTACTGGGGGAAGGGTTCCCGAGGGGGCATGATGTCTCATTTCTTATGTGCCGTAGCAGAGACACCGCCTCCTGGTGAAAAACCATCGGTGTTTCATACTCTGTGCCGTGTTGGTTCAGGTTACACCATGAAAGAACTGTACGATCTGGGTTTGAAGTTGGCCAAACACTGGAAGCCTTTCAATAGGAAAGCTCCACCGAGCAGCATTTTATGTGGAACGGAGAAGCCAGAGGTGTACATTGAGCCCTGTCATTCTGTCATTGTTCAGGTTAAGGCCACAGAGATCGTCCCCAGCGATATGTATAAGACTGGCTGCACACTCCGTTTTCCACGAATCGAGAGGATCAGAGAAGACAAAGAGTGGCATGAGTGCGCCACCTGCGACGGGCTGGAGCAGCTTCGCGGGAAAGCCTCGGGAAAGCTGGCTTCCAAACACCTGTACGTCAGCGACGGCGATGAGCCACAAGAAAAGAAGCGGAAGGCTGCCCCGAAGATGAGGAAAGTTATCGGAATTATTGAGCACTTAAAAGCTCCCAACCTTTCTAATGTAAACAAAGTGTCTAATATATTTGAAGATGTGGAGTTCTGTGTCATGAACGGCACGGATGGCCATCCGAAGCCCGACCTGGAGAACAGAATTGCCGAATTTGGTGGTTACATAGTACAGAATCCAGGCCCAGACACGTACTGCGTCATTGCCGGGTCCGAGAACATCAGAGTGAAAAACATAATTTCTTCGGACAAACATGATGTCGTCAAGCCCGAGTGGCTGTTGGAGTGTTTTAAGACCAAAAGCTGCGTGCCGTGGCAGCCTCGCTTTATGATTCACATGTGCCCGTCGACAAAAGAGCATTTTGCCCGTGAATACGATTGTTACGGTGACAGTTATTTTGTTGATACGGATTTGAACCGACTGAAGGAAGTGTTCTCAGGAATTAAAAATCCCAGCGCACAAGCTCCTGGAGAAATGGCTTCTGTGATTGCTGATTTAGAGCACCGGTATTCCTGGGACGGCTGCCCTCTCAGTATGTTTCGGCACTGCGTTATTTACGTGGACATGTATGCTGTTGTTAATGACTTGAGTACCAGCATCGTGGGAACAAGATTAGCCGTTACAGCTTTGGAGCTTCGGTTTCATGGAGCCAAAGTGGTTTCTCATTTAGCTCAGGGAGTGTCTCATGTCATCGTTGGGGAGGATCAGAGTCGTGTGGCAGATTTAAAAGCTTTTCGAAGAACCCTTAAGAGAAAGTTTAAAATCCTGCAACAAGATTGGGTCACTGATTCAATAGACAAGTGTGAATTGCAGGAGGAAAATCGGTACTTGGTTTAA